The genomic region GGGACAAGCTCTAATAAAAGATGTACACACCTACCACAAGATTGATATGAGAGTCATGCACTTGGATCCAAAATTGTAATCCCTGCCTGGCTACCACCTAACCAAGAACATGTCTAAACACAGCAGGCACCTCCCTTTCATGTAACCTCCCCCCAGTGCCTACAGTTTTACTTTGGTcatgcccagagctgctcttgtTTGAGTAACTTGGCACCTTACTTGCATCTAAGCCCAGTCAGAATcccaaaagaagggaaaagagtgCCCCCCTAAAATACACTTACTTCACAGTGGCAGAAAAGTGTACTTCCCAAATATGCTTTCCCAGGAGTGAGTCCAAATGCATTACAACACCTGAGACACGCAAAAATTGATTTTGGGTCCCTCTTGGATTACAGCCCTTAGCCCTCAAGCTATTGTGAAGTGTTCTGTGGCAGCAGCCATGTAAATTTTACATGTTTCCATGTAAAAGGAAATCACCCCTAGCTAAGGAAGGTCAGAAGGAAGGAATGTGAGGGGGTCTCACCATCTCTTCTGGTAGTTTACTCCTTTGACACAAGGAACAAACAGGCCAGATACTAAATGTATACATGAAAGTGTATTCCATCTCAGTGGAGAAGTCATGATCCAGtgacttttaatttaaaatacagaaaacgctaaaaaaaagcagtgatatACTTCTCCTGAACCTCAGGTTTTGTGTGCTCTGTATAAGACAGACGGCTTGCTGACAGCTTATGTTATTGGACAGCCTTGCTGCTGTTGAAATTATTTGTAAAGAATACCATTTCCTGGGGCTCATTCTGATCTTGCTGACATTGGAATATATCAGGATTATTGCTAATACCATAATTGGAATAATtagacaagcaaaaaaaaaatcagcttagGTGGTATTTCCAAGGCCAGCTTGGATGTCTACAACCCCTGACAATTTTCGGCACCCCTATACAGCCCATTCATAGCACCTGAGGTGGGGACTAGAGTCTTTGCACTTACAGAAGATTCCTGCAAGCCTTTACCTGGTCCTTTCCAGCAGAGCTATCTTGTTCCTCTGTATGTACTGAGAGCGCCTCATAGAACTCCTGCCCTCATCCATGCCAGATCTCTGGCTGTTAAGTTTGTGGACATTTCTCACACAACAGCACCAGAGGACCATGACTCTCTCCTTGTCCACCTCTGCACATGTAACTTCCTCACTCTTACAGCTTGGTAGTACCCGCgccattttcttctctgatgtGGTGGCTCATTTCAGCTATACCCtcagcccattctgggattcaTCTCATAAAGTCTTCAGCTTCCAGTATTCTTGTGGCTGCAGTAGTTGCAtgattcagaaattaattttcaagggGGCTGTTGTTCTCCAGAAACCACTCCAGGCACAATCCAGCATTTCAAATTAACAAATatatctcttttttcttttagtgatTCTTGAGATGAATGATGGTTCCAAACCTTCTGATTTATGTGCAGTACACTGACTAATCGAAAAACTTTCCTAAGGATGAAAACAAAGAACTGTCTTgcacagctttttaaaatgagttgAAAAATTGAAGAGACTGTCCTTCAATCCAGCCATATGACCCAATGCACACACATAAATACTTGGGCAGCCGAAGATACTCTAATGATGGCCTCAGTGAATTACTGCATCAATAAAAAAGTAAGGTTACTTTTAAAAACTACAGCTAACTTGGAAAGTTGGAAAACATCCATCCAAAGCATTTATTCCAAAGTTTATGAGCAATATAAACTCTTCACTGCTAAATGACCATATCAGAAATATTTGTCTGTGTAGACTGCTTTTTCAACAGGTGCAGTTATTTACATCTGTGGATCCTACATCCATCTTAGCCATGTCTTTTACGAGGTCATTTCTCTGTTGAACTGGCAAAGCCAAATCTATTGCAGTTTTTTCTACTTCTGTTGCTGCAATTCAGTGCTAAATGGTGTAACACAAAGGTcactatttttctcttaaaattatAAATCTTTCACCATGATCTGATTTCCTAACATTGGCATTAAACACCTATGTGTATAAATTAGAGATGTATAGGGCTGCTGCAACCCTAACCTGAGCCATCTTGAACACAGTGTTGAATCTTTCTAGCTTTTACACCAACATATGCCCGAGTTTACAAAGGACCTTGAGAAAAAGCGTCCCTCCTTAAAAGTAAATCCCAGTGGTTAAAATGCATGGCAGCCATGCATGGGTCAGTCCCCTCCAGGGAAAAATATGGCACAGTTAACGTGCAGAGCTCTTAAGTATTTGCTTAGTTTTGAAATGAACCAGttgagaaaatttctttttctccatcccAAGGATGTCCAAGTTTCCACAATTGTTCCTGGGGCAGCGATGAGTATGTGTAAACTATTGTCAATGCCGGGGGAAGCGGGAGGGGTTGGGAGCCCTACAAACGCCTCGCTTGCTCTGGAGGCGTTTTCACAACTAAAGTTTTCCATCTCCTCACTGCTTCCTTGCTCCCCCCTTCAGCTCCTCcgtctccccccccccccggccgCACACAAACACCGTCGCCCCCCGCAGCCCAGCGGCGGGAACCTGCGGCCGGGGGTCGCGGGCGactgggggagggagagaggcgcGGAGGGTACCCTGTCCCCGAGCGGCGTAGCCCAAGCATCCGGCACCGCGTCCGCCCGCTTCCAGGTTGCCGGGGCAGGGCTGCTTTCCCCTCCCACCTCCGGCGGCTCCCAGCCTTGTTGCCATGTGCCGGGCCCTACCGCGGATGTCAGACACCCCTGCCAAAAGCAGGGAACTGCCCCTGGACAGCTGCCAGACGTCTCCCTCCCAGCTACCTCCCCCGGGCCGGTCGCTCCGCAGAGCGGAATCCTCCTGCCTCCGTTCCTACAAGTTATAGCGCAGGGACACACGCGCGGCAGAGCCGCCAGGCAGCCCGGGGCAGCATGTCCGGCACCAAATACGTAGACTCGGAGGTAGGACCGCTGCGCAGACGGAACCGGGACGCTGTCGCAGCCCCGTTGGCCGTCCCGCCGCCCTCCCGCCGGTCCTGTGGTACCTGCAGCCGCTCGGCCGACCCTCGGCTGGCGCCTGCTGCTATGCCCCGGCCCTGCGGAGGAGTGGGACgagacgggacgggacgggacgggacgggggTGGCGGACAGCTCGCCGACATAGCACGCGACCGGCGGGGAGGACAGGCAGCGGGACACCTGCGGACAAGGacagggggggaaggggaaccCCAGAGGGGGCTCGTCCCCTGCGGCCGGTCCGGGGCCGCGTTGAGGGCGCCGTGGTGGCAGCCGTACGCTGAAGGCGGTACCTGGAGGACGCTTCGGCGGGGGCGACGGGTGAAAGGGACACGGTGATGGCCGCGCGGGGAGGGCTGTACATTGAGGGAAGTGTAGTGAGGACAGTACGGtgagggggcagggggcaccGTTAAGACGCTGTGCTTTGGTCGGAGATGCGAGGGAGGCACGGAGAGGACAGCCTGGGGAGGTCGGTAAGGATAAGGCAGAGTGGGAAGGGCGTTATGGGGAAGGCTCCGTCGGGGAGTCCCGTGGGGGGGCGGTGGCTGTGCCCTCCCCCGTCAGGGGCGGCTTCGCTCCGCCCTGGGGCAGCGCGGAGGGGTGCGGGGCCGGGCGCGAACGGTGCGGGGCGCGGCGGAGCCGGAGCATCGAGCGACGGGAGCGGCGGCCAGTGCCCTGCCTGGTACTGCGGGGGTGTGGTGTGTGCTCCGCGGCCGCGGTTAAGTAGACGGGTCGAGAGCCGCCCCGCAGCCAGGCTCCCGCAGCTCCGCGCTCCCCGCGGGACCTGGGGCCGCCTCCCCCAGCCCGCCCTCTTGCGCGGCGGGGTCcggccctgccctgccctgccctgccctcccctcctcgGCTCGGCTCTCCCCTCCCGCCTGCTCTCCCTCTTCTCCGCAGGGCTTTCTGTACACGGCGCCCATCAGGGAGCAGGGCAACATTTACAAGCCCAACAACAAGATGATGGCAGATGAGCTGAACGAAAAGGCGGTGCACGACGTGCACACCAAAGAGATCGACCTGGTCAACCGAGATCCCAAACACCTCAACGACGATGTGGTCAAGGTGAGGGGGCCGTGGCGGGACGGGGCGAGTGGCCATGCCAGATCCGAGAAGTTGCCTGTCCTGCCGAGGCAGAGTACGCGGGCACAGCCAGGGCGACAGCAGCCCGCGAACCGCTTCCCTCCACCTGCTGCGGGAGGGGAAGGACCAGGGGGATGTTCGTAATTTATTtaccctttttgtttttttcaaaggcaaGGGAGGTGATACAGGAGAGAGGCTGGCCAGGGCAGCACGCTGGAGCTTCTTGCAGATGCAGGTCGCGCTGCATCCTCCGGGGGGCTGCTCGGGCTCTCTCCGCGGGGGCGAGGTGGGGGTTTCGGCAACCCTCGGGGACAAGGATCTCCCTGGCGAGGGGTCCTGCGGCTGTGGTGTGCCGGCAGGTCAGCCGTGCGGTCAGGACGTCCCGCCTGGGACCGAGGGAGCGGGGGAAGGTGTTGCATGACCTTAGTTAACACTGGCAGAGGGATTTTCCTTCCCCCGGGCACACATATCGAGGCAGGGCAGAGAGGTGGCACCACACCCGTGCAGTGTGAGGGAGTGCGGTGCAGTGCACGGCCTGAGGGACAGATAGCCCTCTCTGAGCCAACTGGTGGTCGTTTGGATTtgtgtctttgttttgttttccgtggtgtttttcttcccttaagGAGTGATAAGTGgaaacaagcaaagcaaagtcTGACTGTGCCCTTGTctagattttgtttgtttgtttgggtttttagtTCAGAGGTTGATTCTTTTGGCAAATCCACACTGATAGAGATTTTTGCTTGAAGTCACTTTggacagaaaaatcacagctaATTCTTCTCTTAGCAGACAAATTTTAAACTATATATGTGAAAACTGAGGATGCTGTTATCTGGGCTTGTCAGAATCTTGGGAAAACAGGACTTGCCCAATTGCAGTGGGTAACTAAGTCACTCACTGACTTATTTAGTGTCCAGCAGAGTCAGAGTGTGTGCAGTTCATCACATTTGGTGGTCAGGAAGACCTGAttattgaaaaagagaaatatttcactgtttcCAGTGAATCAAAAGATTGGGCTCCAATTCCTGAATGTATGTCAGTGAAATGATTCATGCTATGTCTAGAGAATGTATCAAGGACCTTAGCAGTCTCAAATGCCACTGACTTCAACACAATTTGAAGGTGCTGAGTATGACTAGCCATCATTCTGGATCAAGGCTAAGAATTACCTCTATAGCTTTAAGGAGCTTTTCCAtctaaaaagcaaaagcataaaGTTTCtatctgttcagaaaaaaatcatccatGTACTTAGTAGTACAAAACTGCCATTACAGTGgttgattttaaaaaggagagagcaattcttttttcttctacccACGGAGGAGCAGCTGAGTAGACAGGGAATGCAAGAGCTGAAGAATGAGACTGCATCATGGCATATTGCGTACATCAACAGAAGAAGTCCCCAAAGCAACCAAACCCTCTGAGGATGACTCATAGCCCCCAAGCAAGTCAGAATCCGGGTGTCCACAAACTTAACTAGGGAAAGAAAGATCCTGCTGGGAAAACAGGGACACCACTGGTAGAAAAAAGTCTTaacagatttgaaaaaaaccctctctgcctcctgcagggGCAATGGTTAAGAATAGTGTGTTACATACAGTCGCCCAAAACCAAGCTGTAAAGTAAGAGTTCTAGAAATGGAAAGCAATCATTTCAGTTTGTTCCTTTGAAATGTTAATGGACCAACATATTcattgaaaagcagaaaacagccaGAATATCAGTACCACCTCTGTGTCAGCAAGTGAGCTCCTGGTACTGCACGTAGTCACAGCAAGACATAGGAATGTATCAAAATGAATTTCATGTTAACTAGACAGGATCCATTTAGCTTCATAAAATCAAcagtatttacaaaaaaatgtgGGCATCgtaaagcaacatttttttctctcttgttacAGCAGTAAGTGAgatttactttgatttttataaGTATTTCAGGGATAGGTCCAACCTGAAGAATATTGAGAGGAATTTTGCAACAATTTGAATTACCCGAGTACTGCTTTCACATTCAGCCTATTTGACATAGCAGTAAATTTCAGACCCAGTATCTAAGGGACAGGCTTGGATTGGGGTGAAGATAAGTGGATTCAGTTCCTGCCTTAACCATCAGGCTGTGCTCCCCTTCTGTCATGCATCTGCCTTTCTCACTTAAGCGGCAAATCATCCATGCAGAGTGTAAAAAACAATTTGTATAACAGGAGTCCCCAGTCTCAGTCTGGTACTgaaagtcagagaaaaaaaaatgttaagaacTATTGCAAAGACAGAAATATGGTTCAGTCTTAACCCAGTTTTGTTTAGAGccatggctttttttctgtattcagaaACTTCCAGTTTTTAGACAGCATTTAATGCATTTCTTGCCACTCTACTATGAGGCACAATAACATGGAAACTGGGGACAAATCAGTCAGccatgaaacagaaatgatTAGACAGAGAACGAGGAATCTGCTCTGTAAGCAGCTCTCTAAAAGGCCTCAGTGTTGTCTGCATTCAAATACTTCTCatagcacattttaaaaataacccttGCTTGTGAGAAGCAGGAGATGTTCCCTTGATGTGCAACACACAGCACCTGCAcagcttcctctgcagcagaTACATGCTGCCTGCAGCAAAAGAGTTGGGCCAAGAGGAAGAGAACTGGTCAAGATCCTTGCAGAAAAACTAACATGTAGAGAAGCTTTATATCAAAGATATAGGTGACCTCAACTTTGCTAACAGTTTATCTTCAAATTAGCTACTGAGTAAAATTTAGGCGCTGAGAGTTTCCAGAAGCATGGGGCAAATGACTGGATTTCTGTTCAGAGATGGATGAAAATGAGGCCTTACTGAACCTGAGGGACCCCAGGCAGCAgtttgcagctctgtgctggaggaAGCACTATCTAGTAGAATTTCCTTCCTGTTCCAGTTCCTTTAGTGGGGACCAGAACAGAAGAAGTTTCCTCCTCATACAACTACCTTCATGCATCACCTTAGCAGAGAGAGAACATGCAACAGTGGTCCCATGCCTTGAGGCATTGGCCTGTGAAGTTGGCTTGTCATGCAGGGAGGGGATCTAGCAAGGGAGAAACAGCCTCCCTGCATGTCTGGCGGTTATACAGTTATTTATGTGACACTTGTATTGTTTCATATGACCTCCACTGAATGATTCTACTACTGGATTTGTGTCCCATTGTTTTTGTACATGTGGGGTAAGATGTAACAGGATGGaaagaaggtaattttttttctaccattcATTCCCCAATCATGCAGGATTCACATGAAGGTGTCTGAAGCTCagcctttgtttttcctgtttctcaaCACAGTATTCGTGTTTTCCAGAATATGCCTTAAATTACAGCCTTCCAACATTCTGAAATTCAGTTTCTCAAAATATCTTTAGTTAAGTCTGCATGAAGTTTACTGGATTTggaagaagcagaggagggaaacagTGGTGCTGCAGCTTGCACTTCTCAGTACCTCCTCACTCAGGATTGGGATGGACCTCATAGCCAACCTTGCAAAGTGTTTTCCTTTGGGACTAGTGAGGTCCAAATGTGCATTCACAGCTGCAGCAAGATTAcagttttttcctccagtgGTGTGCCAGGAAGAAAGGCCTGTGCCTAGTCTACCATCCAGaacataattattattttgttttaaacaagtGGTTTCTGCTATTTGTTGCGTAAGAGTCCTTtactctctgaaaaaaaaaatataatccagTACTTGGATGCAGATGGAGggatgcagagctgcagagcttttGTACCAAGTTTTATATAGTTATGTATTTGTGCCTTCCACTTAAAGCTAATGCAGTTAGGGCAGTTCAGCTCATGGCAAGGAAAACTCTGGAATTTTTGGTCAGATGTTGACAAATACCATAACACCCTTATGTAGGCATTAGGGAGGAAAGTATTAGTCAGCCATTTAAGAGCCATCTATAATTTCTGCCACTCTCAAATTaaaagagaggtttttttaaaatcagtttgcAATTTTATTCAATTCTTCATAGTTACAGACCCTCCCCATTGTGCCAAGCAGGGTGTAAGATGCGCAGATGACGAGGCAAAGCACTTCCCATATTCACACATGAGAACCTCCTGGAAGGAAAGCAGGCCTTACTCCCTGCTCTTTTCATGTAAGACAGCTAGGAGTTTGAGGGCTGTCACTCTGATGTGACAACAGGTGTCAGTTTGGGAGGAGCAGAGTTCTGCTCTTCAGCGCActaaaggaagagaaaaacagaactcGGGTGCTTCTTCTGAAACAAGgaattaaattacatttaatgCAGATCCgctttccttgctttcagaTACTGTTAGAAGTCTCatgaaaataggaaaatatacATTTAAGTACATcaatataaatatat from Heliangelus exortis chromosome 1, bHelExo1.hap1, whole genome shotgun sequence harbors:
- the CAV1 gene encoding caveolin-1 isoform X2; translated protein: MSGTKYVDSEGFLYTAPIREQGNIYKPNNKMMADELNEKAVHDVHTKEIDLVNRDPKHLNDDVVKAREVIQERGWPGQHAGASCRCRSRCILRGAARALSAGARWGFRQPSGTRISLARGPAAVVCRQVSRAVRTSRLGPRERGKVLHDLS